One Alcaligenes ammonioxydans DNA segment encodes these proteins:
- a CDS encoding PIN domain-containing protein has product MAASLPAVLVLDTCVLISNVLRRLLLALADEQLFKPVWSPVIGDEWRRNAGRLWKVMPLSIEEQWEQLQQRYPEADLGDSSEFKKNLRYSDAKDWHVIASARLAQQRYPDQAVGILTRNLKDFNRSELRRLGISLWEPDQLLGLYMSAYPELMQRLLDALPALMLTPEAQALDTHTLLKRDRLFSVGQAYARRQKMDEAHS; this is encoded by the coding sequence ATGGCCGCCTCTCTTCCTGCCGTGCTGGTTCTCGATACCTGCGTACTGATTTCCAATGTGTTGCGCCGTCTGCTTTTGGCTCTGGCCGACGAACAGTTGTTCAAACCTGTCTGGAGCCCGGTCATCGGGGATGAATGGCGTCGCAATGCGGGCCGCCTCTGGAAGGTCATGCCATTGTCCATCGAAGAGCAATGGGAGCAGTTACAGCAACGCTATCCCGAGGCGGATTTGGGCGACAGCAGCGAGTTCAAGAAAAACCTGCGCTACTCTGATGCCAAGGACTGGCATGTGATTGCCAGTGCTCGTCTAGCACAGCAGCGCTACCCCGATCAGGCAGTCGGTATCCTGACGCGTAATCTAAAAGACTTCAATCGTTCTGAATTGCGTCGCCTGGGGATCAGCTTGTGGGAGCCGGACCAACTCTTGGGTTTGTATATGAGCGCTTATCCCGAGCTGATGCAGCGTTTGCTCGATGCCTTGCCAGCCTTGATGTTGACACCCGAAGCCCAGGCGTTGGATACCCATACCTTATTAAAGCGTGATCGCTTGTTTAGCGTAGGCCAGGCTTATGCACGGCGACAGAAAATGGACGAGGCACATTCATGA
- the rarD gene encoding EamA family transporter RarD, whose protein sequence is MKQGVLLSVLASALFACLYYYATVLHPLSGEQIFAWRIVLGLPALALVITRARRWREVRWVLRHWPGNWRYFALLLLAAALVGVQLWIFVWAPLHQMALDVSLGYFLLPLMMVLVGRVIYKDRLSRMQWIAVALAGLGVLHELLRVGSVSWATAVVVIGYPPYFMLRRHLRLGSLASLWFDLSFLFLPACWLLFVQDTQMWGVFADEPRLFWQVPVLGLISSVALVSYLSASRQLPLALFGILGYVEPVLLFWVAYLLLNEPMSASQWWTYIPIWIAISLMALEGLINMWRPGPLVPPPKV, encoded by the coding sequence ATGAAGCAGGGAGTATTGCTGTCGGTTCTGGCCTCAGCCTTGTTCGCTTGTCTGTATTACTATGCCACGGTCTTGCATCCGCTCAGTGGCGAGCAGATTTTTGCCTGGCGTATTGTCTTGGGTTTGCCCGCTTTGGCATTGGTGATCACCCGCGCGCGACGTTGGCGAGAGGTGCGTTGGGTACTGCGTCACTGGCCCGGCAACTGGCGCTATTTTGCCCTGTTGCTGCTGGCCGCCGCCTTGGTGGGCGTGCAGCTCTGGATTTTCGTATGGGCGCCCTTGCATCAAATGGCACTGGACGTATCACTGGGCTACTTTCTGTTGCCGCTGATGATGGTGCTGGTGGGGCGGGTGATTTACAAGGACAGGCTAAGCCGCATGCAGTGGATTGCTGTTGCTCTGGCCGGCCTGGGGGTGCTGCATGAGCTGTTGCGCGTGGGAAGCGTCTCATGGGCGACCGCTGTGGTGGTGATAGGCTACCCACCGTATTTTATGTTGCGCCGTCACCTGCGGCTGGGTTCGTTGGCATCGCTGTGGTTTGATCTGAGCTTTTTGTTTCTACCCGCATGCTGGCTGCTCTTTGTGCAAGATACACAGATGTGGGGCGTATTTGCGGACGAGCCTCGTTTGTTCTGGCAGGTGCCGGTCCTGGGCCTGATCAGTTCAGTGGCTCTGGTCAGCTACTTGTCTGCCAGTCGGCAGTTGCCCCTGGCCCTTTTCGGAATACTGGGCTATGTGGAGCCTGTCCTGTTGTTCTGGGTGGCCTATTTGCTGCTGAATGAGCCTATGAGTGCCAGTCAATGGTGGACCTACATTCCGATCTGGATTGCGATTTCTTTAATGGCGCTGGAAGGCTTGATCAACATGTGGCGTCCAGGTCCCCTCGTGCCGCCCCCCAAGGTATGA
- a CDS encoding Bax inhibitor-1/YccA family protein has product MSEFRQSSLPEHNGTLGAQSLIARNRVLRNTYWLLALSMIPTVLGALLGLSSGINRVMGASPGLSAIVFLVGAFGLMFLVEKNKNSSLGVALLMAFTFFMGIMLSRLLGFVLGMGNGAQLIMLAFGGTAAVFATMATVASTTKRDFSGMQKFLFVGAVILLVAALANIFLQLPALMLTISVMAIGIFSAFLLVDLQRVINGGETNYVSATLAIYLDVYNIFSNLLMLLGILGGNRE; this is encoded by the coding sequence ATGAGCGAATTTCGTCAATCAAGCTTGCCCGAGCATAACGGCACCCTGGGCGCCCAGTCGCTGATTGCTCGCAATCGCGTCCTGCGCAACACCTATTGGCTACTGGCCCTGTCCATGATTCCCACCGTCTTGGGAGCCTTGCTGGGCCTGTCTTCGGGCATTAACCGGGTCATGGGCGCCAGCCCTGGTCTGAGTGCCATTGTTTTTCTGGTCGGTGCCTTTGGCCTGATGTTCCTGGTCGAAAAGAACAAGAACAGCTCGCTGGGCGTCGCCCTGCTGATGGCCTTTACCTTCTTTATGGGCATCATGTTGTCGCGCCTGCTCGGCTTTGTGCTGGGCATGGGTAATGGCGCTCAACTAATCATGCTGGCTTTTGGCGGAACCGCTGCGGTCTTTGCCACCATGGCAACCGTCGCCAGCACCACCAAGCGTGACTTCAGCGGCATGCAGAAGTTTCTGTTTGTCGGTGCCGTTATCTTGCTGGTAGCCGCCCTGGCCAACATTTTTCTGCAACTGCCTGCATTGATGCTGACCATCTCCGTAATGGCGATTGGCATTTTTTCAGCCTTTTTGCTGGTGGACTTGCAACGCGTCATCAATGGCGGCGAGACCAACTATGTGTCAGCCACCTTGGCCATCTATCTGGATGTCTACAACATCTTCAGCAACCTGCTGATGCTGTTGGGCATATTGGGTGGTAACCGCGAATAA
- the epsC gene encoding serine O-acetyltransferase EpsC → MAVFETQHIVDNLRAAREEWRQAHQRLNELEGQEFPSVQALIQVIEQLKGILFPMRLGSPELRREYEDHFVGHHLGQALNTLLQQARIELQRAALLRGDQYDRETIENQAHQAIQAFANKLPDLRRTLDLDVVAAYQGDPAARNVDEVLLCYPGLLAMIHHRIAHALTNLGLPLTARIIAELAHSQTGIDIHPGAQIDHSCFIDHGTGVVIGETAIIGKRVRIYQAVTLGAKRFSKDEKGLLLKGQPRHPIVEDDVVIYAGATILGRVTLGAGSTIGGNVWITEDVPAGCSVTQANLLRNQPDCPEKLL, encoded by the coding sequence GTGGCAGTCTTTGAAACTCAACATATTGTCGATAATCTGCGTGCGGCCCGCGAAGAATGGCGACAGGCGCATCAACGCCTGAACGAGCTTGAGGGACAGGAGTTTCCGTCGGTACAAGCTCTGATTCAAGTGATCGAGCAGCTCAAAGGAATTTTGTTTCCGATGCGTCTGGGCAGCCCGGAACTACGTCGCGAGTATGAAGACCACTTTGTAGGACACCACCTGGGACAGGCACTGAACACGCTGCTGCAACAAGCCCGTATCGAGCTGCAACGCGCAGCGCTGCTGCGTGGTGATCAATACGATCGTGAAACGATTGAAAACCAGGCTCATCAGGCCATCCAGGCCTTTGCCAATAAACTGCCCGACTTGCGCCGCACCCTGGATCTGGACGTGGTGGCAGCCTACCAGGGAGATCCAGCCGCCCGCAACGTGGATGAAGTGCTTTTGTGCTATCCGGGTCTGCTGGCCATGATCCATCACCGCATCGCCCACGCCCTGACCAATCTGGGCCTGCCCCTGACGGCGCGCATCATTGCTGAACTGGCTCACAGCCAGACGGGCATTGATATTCATCCAGGTGCGCAAATTGACCATTCGTGCTTCATTGACCACGGCACCGGCGTTGTCATTGGCGAGACGGCGATTATCGGCAAGCGGGTGCGTATCTACCAGGCAGTCACACTCGGTGCCAAGCGCTTTAGCAAGGATGAAAAAGGTTTGCTGCTCAAAGGCCAGCCTCGTCACCCGATTGTGGAGGACGACGTCGTCATTTACGCCGGCGCCACGATTCTGGGCCGTGTCACATTGGGGGCAGGCTCGACCATTGGCGGAAATGTCTGGATTACCGAAGACGTACCAGCTGGTTGTTCGGTGACCCAGGCCAACCTGTTGCGCAATCAGCCCGACTGTCCAGAAAAGCTGCTCTAA
- the recO gene encoding DNA repair protein RecO, producing the protein MSNPRHRFQDEAGYILHTSAWRETSLICHAFTRNHGLVPMVAKGAKRPHSILRPALSVFQPLLLAWSGKNEVKTLTRADCAGIRPLKGRALMSAWYMNELLIRLLPREDPHPVLYDAYEEALVHLAQVPRPPVAGALRRFEWVLLTETGYGFDEATPDFDDPVGEPELRIRLRERLNSLLGRPLHTRSVLMQLQRY; encoded by the coding sequence ATGAGTAATCCCCGTCATCGCTTTCAGGACGAAGCGGGCTACATACTGCACACCAGTGCCTGGCGTGAAACGTCTCTGATCTGCCATGCCTTTACACGCAACCACGGACTGGTGCCGATGGTCGCGAAAGGCGCGAAAAGGCCGCATTCCATTTTGCGGCCTGCTTTGTCTGTGTTTCAGCCTTTGTTGTTGGCCTGGTCGGGCAAAAACGAAGTCAAGACATTGACGCGAGCGGACTGTGCCGGAATTCGGCCTTTAAAGGGACGTGCCCTGATGTCGGCCTGGTATATGAATGAATTATTGATTCGTTTGTTGCCACGCGAAGATCCCCATCCTGTTTTATACGATGCCTATGAGGAAGCCCTGGTACATCTGGCCCAGGTACCTCGTCCTCCTGTGGCGGGAGCCTTGCGGCGCTTTGAGTGGGTGCTGCTGACCGAGACAGGCTATGGCTTTGATGAGGCCACGCCTGATTTTGACGATCCTGTTGGGGAGCCTGAATTGCGCATACGCTTGCGTGAACGGCTCAACAGCCTGTTGGGCCGCCCCTTGCATACCCGCTCTGTTCTTATGCAGCTGCAACGCTATTGA